A region from the Peromyscus maniculatus bairdii isolate BWxNUB_F1_BW_parent chromosome 5, HU_Pman_BW_mat_3.1, whole genome shotgun sequence genome encodes:
- the LOC143273112 gene encoding uncharacterized protein LOC143273112 — protein MAVTSYKSTRAPPLEQRELQGFLTSLLTAGLPPGTYCSIPPSQCPGHRGGVLGVLKHKVLDDKEKEKEIRCAQERSGQPPYNQNEHAKTPEEREEKLHRRLLTTEPPPWVKPFLFPSAPPGGSSARRIPGPRKPDRRIPPTPCSSLTPHQQVFSSPRRPLLRRRRARGQACKRVREKRTRRRVRRWQQVMAPTRRRGRREARAPGRPLPSPRRPSAVMAVAAAGAGAPRASSRPRGRGAVAGVRGGAGGGSPHSPLSPAVHVSRAGGGVRPAGPWFSAWRLTANLELVQTRGFWSRGPAAAQAGPGAGPATSRHGARRPPARLAGPGRRRPAAAQAGPGAGPATSRTRVAGSLRRRRRPRSRQRPTAARSEGRWIARRAAERRSRQRRRRRTWDVAGARRRGRGWGRRGTAPWPATRSDVPRPAPAQYEKALQLMQKTVQKPLPAGSN, from the exons ATGGCTGTCACCAGCTACAAGTCAACCCGGGCACCACCCCTGGAGCAGCGAGAGCTTCAAGgcttcctcacctccctcctcacAGCAGGGCTACCTCCGGGTACCTACTGCTCCATCCCACCCTCTCAATGTCCCG GCCACAGGGGAGGTGTTTTGGGAGTGCTGAAGCACAAAGTGCTAGatgataaggaaaaagaaaaagaaattcggTGCGCACAAGAAAGGTCTGGGCAGCCACCGTACAACCAAAATGAGCATGCCAAAActccagaagagagggaagaaaaactgCATCGA agactcctgacaacagaacctcccccatgggttaagccgtttctctttccctctgccccccccggcggcagcagcgctcgccgaatcccggggccgaggaagccagatcggcggatccctcccactccctgttcctccctaaccccacaccagcaagtcttttcctctccccgcaggccgctgctccggcgcaggcgggcgcgcgggcaggcttgcaaGCGGGTGCGGGAGAAgagaacgcgcaggcgggtgcgcaggtGGCAGCAGGTTATGGCGCCGACGCGCAGGCGGGGccgccgggaagctagggcgccgggacgccccctgcccagtccccgcaggccgtcagcggtgatggcggtggcggcggcgggtgccggagctccccgcgcctcctcccgtccgcgcggccgcggtgcggtcgcgggggtccggggcggcgctggggggggctcccctcactccccgctctccccggctgtccatgtctcccgtgcgggcggaggagtccgccccgccgggccgtgGTTTTCCGCGTGGCGCCTAACAGCCAACTTAGAGCTGGTGCAGACCAGGGGATTCTGGTCGCGGGGAcccgcggcggcgcaggcggggccaggggcggggccggcgaccagccgccATGGAgcgcggcggcccccggcgcggctggccggacccgggcggcggaggcccgcggcggcacaggcggggccaggggcggggccggcgaccagccggaccCGGGTGGCGGGGAGcctgcggcggcgcaggcggcctcggtcccggcaacgccccacagccgctcgctcggaggggcggtggatagcgCGGAGGGCGGCCGAGCGGCgcagtcggcagcggcggcgcaggcggacatGGGATGTAGCAGGggcacgcaggcggggccggggatggggtcggcgagggaccgccccctggccggcgacccgcagcgatgtgccacgaccggctccggcccaatatgaaaaag ccctccaactgatgcaaaagacggtgcaaaaacccctgcctgccgggagcaactga
- the LOC143273244 gene encoding uncharacterized protein LOC143273244: protein MDAESPRPECYNPPDSAGGTGGSCSGPQTAEDEFLLPPQLPVAYEKGGTKQRSSGPAALRSNGVQTSCLPQPRNPAAWFMDGNSFLQERERRTGAAVTTESEIVWTSPLPPGTSAQKAELIALTQALRMAEARRTRN from the exons atggacgccgagtcaccccgccccgagtgttacaacccccccgacagcgccggagggaccggcggctcctgcagcggcccccaaacagcggaggatgagttcctgcttcctccccaattgccggtcgcctacgagaaaggcgggacaaagcagcgaag ctctggtccagcagccctcagatcgaatggtgtgcagaccagttgtctccctcaaccccgcaaccctgctgcctggttcatggatgggaacagcttcctccaagaaagagaacggaggactggagcagccgtcaccaccgaatcggagatagtttggacctcaccactgccacctggaacatcggcccaaaaggcagagctgatcgcgctgacccaggccctccggatggcggaagcccggaggaccaggaactaa